Proteins encoded by one window of Channa argus isolate prfri chromosome 1, Channa argus male v1.0, whole genome shotgun sequence:
- the cibar1 gene encoding CBY1-interacting BAR domain-containing protein 1 isoform X1: protein MYRLSAKMSRTPDARARDNQTRKIQENITNVEKHFGEMCQMFAAYVRKTARLRDKADLLVREMGSYADTETPNLKRGMKQFADHLAKIQDYRQAEVERLEAKVIEPLKSYGAVVKRKREDLKTTQSAREREAKQMAQLERTRQRNPSDRQIIAESELQRATMDATRTTRQLEETIDEFEKQKIRDIKKIFGEFVTVEMSFHAKALEVYTLAYQSIQSVDEEEDLEVFRSSLHPPDYQSRLDIVRANSKTSLDLTGSFLSTSGTLQQQRACNRQTSREEEEEDDEEEDNSEEEDDDEDEEDTDDEN, encoded by the exons GGACAACCAGACAAGAAAGATCCAGGAAAATATCACCAATGTAGAGAAGCATTTTGGAgagatgtgccaaatgtttgcTGCCTATGTTCGTAAAACAGCGAGGCTACGAGACAAGGCAGATCTCCTAGTTCGAGAAATGGGCTCATatgcagacacagaaacaccaaaCCTGAAAAGGGGTATGAAGCAGTTCGCTGATCACTTGGCCAAGATTCAAGACTACCGCCAAGCTGAG GTAGAAAGACTTGAGGCAAAAGTCATTGAGCCATTAAAAAGCTATGGAGCTGTAGTGAAACGTAAAAGG GAGGATCTGAAGACAACTCAGAGTGCCAGAGAAAGAGAAGCCAAACAGATGGCTCAGCTTGAGAGGACCAGACAGAGAAACCCCTCAGACAGGCAGATCATT GCCGAAAGTGAGCTTCAGAGGGCAACCATGGATGCCACACGAACCACCCGGCAGCTGGAGGAGACCATAGATGAGTTTGAGAAGCAGAAGATAAGGGACATCAAG AAAATTTTTGGTGAGTTTGTGACCGTGGAGATGTCATTTCATGCCAAGGCGTTGGAGGTATACACACTGGCCTATCAGAGCATTCAAAGtgtggatgaggaggaggacCTAGAG GTGTTCAGGAGTTCGCTGCACCCCCCTGACTACCAGTCACGCTTAGACATAGTGCGAGCTAATTCCAAAACCTCCCTCGATCTCACTGGGTCCTTCCTGAGTACATCAGGGACCTTACAG CAACAAAGAGCTTGTAACAGGCAGacaagcagagaggaggaggaagaggacgatgaagaggaagataattctgaagaggaggatgatgacgaggatgaagaggacacagatgatgaaaattaa
- the cibar1 gene encoding CBY1-interacting BAR domain-containing protein 1 isoform X2, producing MYRLSAKMSRTPDARARDNQTRKIQENITNVEKHFGEMCQMFAAYVRKTARLRDKADLLVREMGSYADTETPNLKRGMKQFADHLAKIQDYRQAEVERLEAKVIEPLKSYGAVVKRKREDLKTTQSAREREAKQMAQLERTRQRNPSDRQIIAESELQRATMDATRTTRQLEETIDEFEKQKIRDIKKIFGEFVTVEMSFHAKALEVYTLAYQSIQSVDEEEDLEQQRACNRQTSREEEEEDDEEEDNSEEEDDDEDEEDTDDEN from the exons GGACAACCAGACAAGAAAGATCCAGGAAAATATCACCAATGTAGAGAAGCATTTTGGAgagatgtgccaaatgtttgcTGCCTATGTTCGTAAAACAGCGAGGCTACGAGACAAGGCAGATCTCCTAGTTCGAGAAATGGGCTCATatgcagacacagaaacaccaaaCCTGAAAAGGGGTATGAAGCAGTTCGCTGATCACTTGGCCAAGATTCAAGACTACCGCCAAGCTGAG GTAGAAAGACTTGAGGCAAAAGTCATTGAGCCATTAAAAAGCTATGGAGCTGTAGTGAAACGTAAAAGG GAGGATCTGAAGACAACTCAGAGTGCCAGAGAAAGAGAAGCCAAACAGATGGCTCAGCTTGAGAGGACCAGACAGAGAAACCCCTCAGACAGGCAGATCATT GCCGAAAGTGAGCTTCAGAGGGCAACCATGGATGCCACACGAACCACCCGGCAGCTGGAGGAGACCATAGATGAGTTTGAGAAGCAGAAGATAAGGGACATCAAG AAAATTTTTGGTGAGTTTGTGACCGTGGAGATGTCATTTCATGCCAAGGCGTTGGAGGTATACACACTGGCCTATCAGAGCATTCAAAGtgtggatgaggaggaggacCTAGAG CAACAAAGAGCTTGTAACAGGCAGacaagcagagaggaggaggaagaggacgatgaagaggaagataattctgaagaggaggatgatgacgaggatgaagaggacacagatgatgaaaattaa